In Bacillota bacterium, the DNA window TAGCACCCCGATCGCCATAAGGTCATTACATGCGAAGATAGCCGTAGGGGGGTTCTTCAATCTCATGAGACTCTTCGCGCCTTGATACCCGCTGTGTTGCCTGTAATCGCCTTCAAGGATCAATTCATTTCGCAATTTGATGCCGTGTTCCAGGAACGCCCTCTTGTAACCCTCGATGCGTTCCATTCCTGTTGTAACGTTCTGAGGACCGGTTATGAGACCGATTGCAGAATGCCCAATATTAATCAGGTGATGAGTAGCTATATAGGCTCCTTCCACATTATCTACCGTCACCAAATCGGTTTTCATCTTCATCCGCCGGTCTGCAAATACCACGGGGATGCCGCCGGCAAGCAGATGCTCGACATGCTTCGTGCTGACCTGGGACGTAGTGAATATCACCCCATCCACCTGCTTACTTCGCAGGACTCTCAAATACTCGGCTTCCTTCCTCGGGTCTCCGTCAGTATTGCAAAGGACCACATTGTACCCATTTCTATGAGCAACATCCTCCACCCCGCGGGCAACAGCAGGAAAGAATGGATTCGTGATGTCAGGAAGCACAAGACCGATAGTATAGCTTTGTTTTGTTATCAAACCCCGCGCAAGGGAGTTGGGCTGGTAATCCATTTCCTCTGCGGTTTGAAGGATCTTCTCACACAACTCTCTCCTTACGGAGCCCCTGCCAGATAGGGCCCTTGAGACTGTGGCTGGAGAGACTCCAAGCTGTTTAGCTATTTCATATATCGTTGTGATAGATGATGCACCTTCCTATTCACAAGACAATGATCATGGTAGGATAACATCCATTTATGCAATGGGTTTCAATCATTATGATAATATCTCTTCGCTATGCGACGAGAAATTCCTTCTTTATCAAGAGAGATTCTATCAATTGTATTTTGTGATGTCAGAAAACGATTTCCTTCGCTAATCGCGATCCCACGCCACGATGCCTAATTCATCCGGGCCCATCAAGGTTTATGTCGATCATTTATTCCAGGATGCTGACCGCGCCCCTAATCGGCCCCCCATCCTGGGCCATCCAGATTACCACAAAGGTAATATCAGACCGGGGCGCCTTAGATCAGCACACTCCATCACATGGGGGATCAGAATAGGGGATCGGTAGTTGGGAGAGAAAATTGGTGCAGACATGTGCCGCATTTCTATAGAGGTTGTATTGTTAACCCCTTTATGTCACAGTGGCACAGCCTTGTTTGCTTCCTTTTTCTTACTTACATTGGTTTCCATTTTTCTGGTTCAATTTTTGCACAAATCAAGTTAGTTAAGTAATAGCGCGAGTATTGTTGATTAGATAGGCTGCATCCGCCCGCACATTACCGAACTTATCCGGTTCCTTTATGAACTCAATGGATATGAACCCTCGGTACCCAACATCGCGAAGCTCTCTTATCATGTCTTTGTAGTTGACCGCCCCTTCGGAGAGCAAACTGCGTTCTATCTGGTCGTCAGGTGTCGTGGCGAACCTGTTGAAATTCTGGGCGTGCACATTTGCGATAAACTCCTTTACCATCCTGAATCCTTCCATGATATCATCGTGGTCGGGCCTAAAAGATGGCTGGTAATTGGCTCTCAGGTTTGGAGCGCAAACATCTTGAATCAGCTTTAATGTTGTGGCCGCAGTATCAGTAAAATAGCCATCGTGCATCTCCATCGCCAAGGTAATCCCATACTCTTTCGCCTCTTTGCAGGCTCTTGCTAGACTCTTCTGAGCCAAATCCCAGTCGTCATCTCTCATCTCCCTTGAGGGCTTATCTCCTACCCATACCCGCATAATAGGTGCTCCTAGCGACTTTGTAATCATTAATGAGTTCCGAAAATCCTCTTCGGAATTTATCGGCCTTCCCT includes these proteins:
- a CDS encoding LacI family DNA-binding transcriptional regulator, whose protein sequence is MTTIYEIAKQLGVSPATVSRALSGRGSVRRELCEKILQTAEEMDYQPNSLARGLITKQSYTIGLVLPDITNPFFPAVARGVEDVAHRNGYNVVLCNTDGDPRKEAEYLRVLRSKQVDGVIFTTSQVSTKHVEHLLAGGIPVVFADRRMKMKTDLVTVDNVEGAYIATHHLINIGHSAIGLITGPQNVTTGMERIEGYKRAFLEHGIKLRNELILEGDYRQHSGYQGAKSLMRLKNPPTAIFACNDLMAIGVLNAMEQEGIRVPEDVAVVGYDDTLLASVVRPRLTTVAQPKYEMGAIACELLLDRIREKGRPVQQIVLKPQLIIRESSIVRQSSTVQQ
- a CDS encoding sugar phosphate isomerase/epimerase produces the protein MKVGLCTIAFREFPLGDIIEIARSIGVDGIEIWGQAPHVGPNIGEKDLEAVRHMIVLAGLRVSVYGSYIRFAAQGRPINSEEDFRNSLMITKSLGAPIMRVWVGDKPSREMRDDDWDLAQKSLARACKEAKEYGITLAMEMHDGYFTDTAATTLKLIQDVCAPNLRANYQPSFRPDHDDIMEGFRMVKEFIANVHAQNFNRFATTPDDQIERSLLSEGAVNYKDMIRELRDVGYRGFISIEFIKEPDKFGNVRADAAYLINNTRAIT